From a single Mycolicibacterium moriokaense genomic region:
- a CDS encoding DUF4193 domain-containing protein, with translation MATDYDAPRRTETDDVSEDSLEELKARRNEAQSAVVDVDESESAESFELPGADLSGEELSVRVIPKQADEFTCSSCFLVHHRSRLASEKNGVMICTDCAA, from the coding sequence ATGGCTACCGATTACGACGCCCCGCGGCGTACCGAAACAGATGATGTTTCGGAGGATTCGCTGGAGGAGCTGAAGGCGCGGCGTAACGAGGCCCAGTCCGCGGTTGTCGACGTTGACGAATCCGAATCCGCTGAGTCTTTCGAATTGCCGGGGGCAGACCTTTCCGGTGAGGAGCTTTCGGTTCGGGTCATCCCGAAACAGGCCGACGAGTTCACCTGCTCGAGCTGCTTCCTGGTGCATCACCGCAGCCGTCTCGCCAGCGAGAAGAACGGCGTGATGATCTGCACGGACTGCGCCGCCTGA
- the cei gene encoding envelope integrity protein Cei: protein MVAQITEGTAFDKHGRPFRRRNYLPGILVLIALAVVTLTVWVIALNQPVDVAQTTACNPPPPPADPNTQPTPLGQQVTRSDMVDVIPAKLADTTIRVLNASGQGGQAAEVAGALRDLGFAEPTAANDTVYATARLTCQGQIRFGPAGRAAAAAVWLVAPCTELYQDERTDDTVDLAIGTEFSELSSSDDIDAVLASLRPDATQSADPALLTKIHSSTC, encoded by the coding sequence GTGGTCGCGCAAATCACAGAGGGTACGGCATTCGACAAGCACGGACGCCCATTTCGTCGTCGCAATTACCTGCCGGGCATCCTGGTCCTCATCGCCCTCGCGGTCGTGACCTTGACGGTGTGGGTAATCGCCCTGAACCAGCCGGTAGACGTGGCGCAGACCACCGCCTGCAACCCTCCGCCGCCACCCGCGGACCCCAACACCCAGCCGACGCCGCTGGGCCAGCAGGTGACGCGCAGCGACATGGTCGACGTGATCCCGGCCAAGCTCGCCGACACCACGATCCGGGTGCTCAACGCGAGCGGGCAGGGCGGCCAGGCCGCCGAGGTCGCCGGCGCACTCCGCGACCTGGGTTTCGCCGAGCCGACCGCGGCCAACGACACGGTGTACGCGACGGCGCGGCTGACGTGCCAGGGCCAGATCCGGTTCGGCCCGGCGGGGCGGGCGGCCGCGGCCGCGGTGTGGCTGGTCGCGCCATGCACCGAGCTGTATCAGGACGAGCGCACCGACGACACCGTCGATCTGGCGATCGGCACCGAGTTCTCCGAGTTGAGCAGCAGCGACGACATCGACGCGGTGCTCGCCAGTCTGCGGCCGGACGCGACACAGAGCGCCGATCCGGCGTTGCTGACGAAGATCCACTCCTCCACCTGCTAG
- a CDS encoding inositol monophosphatase family protein produces the protein MVSTDPVVLRSVAEQLATEAAAFVRVRRADVFGSPPTPGDAAPVRSKSTPTDPVTVVDTETERLLRDRLAVLRPGEPVLGEEQGGTADTRDGRLTWVLDPIDGTVNFVYGIENYAVSVAVQRDGASVAGAVANVPTGALYSAAVGHGAHLQRGGVTTQLRVSSPTELSMSLVGTGFSYSADKRTRQAQILGSVLPAVRDIRRIGSCALDLCMVAAGGLDAYYEDGVHVWDWAAGALIAAEAGAVLRLPAADNSPGFIVASAPGIADEFDAVLTSAGAP, from the coding sequence GTGGTATCAACCGATCCCGTGGTGTTGCGCTCGGTTGCCGAGCAACTGGCCACCGAGGCGGCCGCGTTCGTGCGGGTGCGCCGCGCCGACGTCTTCGGCAGCCCACCGACACCCGGGGACGCCGCGCCGGTGCGCTCCAAGAGCACGCCGACCGATCCCGTCACCGTCGTCGACACCGAGACCGAGCGGCTGCTGCGCGACCGGCTGGCCGTCCTGCGCCCCGGCGAACCGGTGCTCGGTGAGGAGCAGGGTGGCACGGCAGACACCCGCGACGGGCGACTCACCTGGGTGCTCGACCCCATCGACGGCACGGTGAACTTCGTCTACGGGATCGAGAACTACGCCGTGTCGGTCGCCGTCCAGCGCGACGGCGCATCGGTGGCCGGAGCCGTCGCGAACGTGCCCACCGGCGCGCTGTACTCCGCCGCGGTCGGCCACGGCGCGCACCTGCAGCGCGGAGGAGTGACGACGCAGCTGCGGGTCAGCAGCCCCACGGAGTTGTCAATGTCGTTGGTGGGCACCGGCTTTTCGTATTCCGCCGACAAACGGACTCGGCAGGCCCAGATACTCGGGTCGGTCCTGCCTGCCGTCCGCGACATCCGTCGCATCGGTTCGTGTGCCCTCGATCTCTGCATGGTGGCGGCCGGCGGCCTGGACGCCTACTACGAGGACGGTGTGCACGTGTGGGACTGGGCCGCGGGCGCGTTGATTGCCGCCGAGGCGGGCGCGGTGCTGCGGCTGCCGGCGGCGGACAACTCGCCGGGGTTCATCGTCGCATCGGCACCGGGAATCGCCGACGAATTCGACGCGGTCCTGACAAGCGCAGGCGCTCCCTAG
- the ppgK gene encoding polyphosphate--glucose phosphotransferase, with product MIATDSPSAASDTGAGQRRGFGIDVGGSGVKGGIVDLDTGLLIGDRFKLETPQPATPEAVSQTVAAVVREFGWTEKVGVTYPGVVTDGIVRTAANVDKGWIGCNASEFYSKALDGQPVTVLNDADAAGLAEEKFGAGRDNTGVIVLLTFGTGIGSAVIHNGVLLPNTEFGHLEVGGKEAEHRAASSVKERKDWSYARWTQEVTKVLVAIENAIWPDLFIAGGGISRKADKWIPLLKNRTPVVAAALQNTAGIVGAAMAAEVDVTSTA from the coding sequence ATGATTGCCACCGATTCACCCTCTGCCGCGTCGGACACCGGCGCCGGCCAGCGCCGCGGGTTCGGCATCGATGTCGGCGGGAGCGGCGTCAAGGGCGGAATCGTCGACCTCGACACCGGACTGCTGATCGGCGACCGCTTCAAGCTCGAGACCCCGCAGCCGGCGACCCCCGAGGCGGTCAGTCAGACCGTCGCCGCCGTGGTCCGCGAGTTCGGCTGGACCGAGAAGGTCGGCGTCACCTACCCCGGCGTGGTGACCGACGGCATCGTGCGCACCGCCGCCAACGTCGACAAGGGATGGATCGGCTGCAACGCCAGCGAGTTCTACAGCAAGGCGCTCGACGGCCAGCCGGTGACCGTGCTCAACGACGCCGACGCCGCCGGACTCGCCGAGGAGAAGTTCGGCGCGGGCAGGGACAACACGGGCGTCATCGTGCTGCTGACCTTCGGCACCGGCATCGGCTCGGCCGTGATTCACAACGGTGTGCTGCTGCCCAACACCGAGTTCGGCCACCTCGAGGTCGGCGGCAAGGAGGCCGAGCACCGGGCGGCGTCCTCGGTCAAGGAGCGCAAAGACTGGAGCTATGCGCGCTGGACCCAGGAGGTGACGAAGGTGCTGGTCGCGATCGAGAACGCGATCTGGCCGGACCTCTTCATCGCCGGCGGCGGCATCAGCCGCAAGGCCGACAAGTGGATCCCGCTGCTGAAGAACCGGACGCCGGTGGTCGCCGCGGCGTTGCAGAACACCGCTGGCATCGTCGGCGCGGCCATGGCCGCCGAGGTCGACGTCACCTCAACGGCGTAG
- a CDS encoding RNA polymerase sigma factor, translating into MAATKAASPATDQPVKRTATKTPAKKAPAAKSANGSAPAKRAAKATATKATKATSATPTKARSASKPAKAAKAAPAKRAEKAKAGDAAPAAKGRTKKATSPEPDATTADVEVEEVETDELDGEPEGDIEVDEADIDLSDLEVDEEAGEDDKATPKVKAAEPVDDDEIAEPSEKDKASGDFVWDEEESEALRQARKDAELTASADSVRAYLKQIGKVALLNAEEEVELAKRIEAGLYATQLMAELAEKGEKLPAAQRRDMMWICRDGDRAKNHLLEANLRLVVSLAKRYTGRGMAFLDLIQEGNLGLIRAVEKFDYTKGYKFSTYATWWIRQAITRAMADQARTIRIPVHMVEVINKLGRIQRELLQDLGREPTPEELAKEMDITPEKVLEIQQYAREPISLDQTIGDEGDSQLGDFIEDSEAVVAVDAVSFTLLQDQLQSVLETLSEREAGVVRLRFGLTDGQPRTLDEIGQVYGVTRERIRQIESKTMSKLRHPSRSQVLRDYLD; encoded by the coding sequence GTGGCAGCGACCAAGGCGGCAAGCCCGGCAACCGATCAGCCGGTGAAGCGCACCGCTACCAAGACCCCGGCCAAGAAGGCCCCGGCGGCCAAGTCCGCCAACGGTTCGGCGCCTGCCAAGCGGGCCGCCAAGGCGACCGCGACGAAGGCGACCAAGGCCACGTCCGCGACCCCGACCAAGGCCCGCAGCGCGAGCAAGCCCGCCAAGGCGGCGAAGGCGGCGCCCGCCAAACGAGCCGAGAAGGCCAAGGCCGGCGACGCCGCGCCCGCCGCGAAGGGCCGGACCAAGAAGGCCACCTCACCCGAGCCGGACGCCACCACCGCCGACGTCGAGGTCGAGGAAGTCGAGACCGACGAGCTCGACGGTGAGCCCGAGGGCGACATCGAGGTCGACGAGGCCGATATCGACCTGAGCGATCTCGAGGTCGACGAGGAGGCCGGCGAGGACGACAAGGCCACCCCGAAGGTCAAAGCCGCGGAACCGGTCGACGACGACGAGATCGCCGAGCCGAGCGAGAAGGACAAGGCGTCCGGGGATTTCGTCTGGGACGAAGAGGAATCCGAGGCGCTGCGGCAGGCCCGCAAGGACGCCGAGCTGACGGCGTCGGCCGACTCGGTGCGCGCGTACCTGAAGCAGATCGGCAAGGTGGCGCTGCTCAACGCCGAAGAAGAGGTCGAGCTCGCCAAGCGCATCGAGGCAGGTCTGTACGCCACCCAGCTGATGGCCGAACTGGCCGAGAAGGGCGAGAAGCTGCCCGCCGCGCAGCGCCGCGACATGATGTGGATCTGCCGCGACGGCGACCGCGCGAAGAACCACCTGTTGGAGGCCAACCTGCGCCTGGTGGTGTCGCTGGCCAAGCGCTACACGGGCCGCGGCATGGCGTTCCTGGACCTGATTCAGGAGGGCAATCTCGGCCTGATCCGTGCGGTCGAAAAGTTCGACTACACAAAGGGTTACAAGTTCTCGACCTATGCGACGTGGTGGATCCGCCAGGCCATCACCCGCGCGATGGCCGACCAGGCGCGCACCATTCGCATCCCGGTGCACATGGTCGAGGTCATCAACAAGCTCGGTCGCATCCAGCGCGAGCTGCTACAGGACCTGGGCCGCGAGCCCACGCCTGAAGAGCTGGCCAAAGAGATGGACATCACGCCCGAGAAGGTGCTGGAGATCCAGCAGTATGCGCGTGAACCGATCTCGCTGGACCAGACAATCGGCGACGAGGGCGATTCGCAGCTCGGCGACTTCATCGAGGATTCCGAGGCGGTCGTCGCCGTCGACGCGGTGAGCTTCACCCTGCTGCAGGATCAGCTGCAGTCGGTGCTCGAGACGCTGTCCGAGCGCGAGGCCGGCGTGGTGCGGTTGCGGTTCGGCCTTACCGACGGACAGCCTCGCACCCTCGACGAGATCGGCCAGGTCTACGGCGTGACGCGTGAGCGCATCCGCCAGATCGAATCCAAGACGATGTCGAAGCTGCGCCACCCGAGCCGTTCACAGGTGCTGCGCGACTACCTCGACTAG
- the modA gene encoding molybdate ABC transporter substrate-binding protein yields the protein MKQHNLFAVLAVLAAALAALSACSSSNKSGEHIMVFAAASLKSTFTEIGEQFIADNPGVSVEFNFAGSSDLVTQLTQGAQADVFASADTKNMDKAAEAGLFAGDPVNFASNTLTIAVAPGNPKQIRSFRDLTKPTLSVVVCAPQVPCGSATKKVEDAVGVTLTPVSEESSVTDVLNKVTSGQADAGLVYVTDAIAAGDEVTGVPFPESADAVNTYPIAVLKSSEHQELARKFIDAVTGDAGQHTLSVAGFARA from the coding sequence ATGAAGCAGCACAATCTGTTTGCGGTGTTGGCGGTGCTTGCCGCGGCACTGGCCGCGCTCTCCGCGTGCAGTTCCAGCAACAAGTCGGGTGAACACATCATGGTGTTTGCGGCGGCGTCGTTGAAGTCCACGTTCACCGAGATCGGTGAGCAGTTCATCGCCGACAACCCCGGTGTCTCAGTGGAATTCAATTTCGCGGGCTCGTCGGACCTCGTCACGCAGTTGACGCAGGGTGCGCAGGCCGATGTCTTCGCATCCGCGGACACCAAGAACATGGATAAGGCCGCCGAGGCCGGTCTGTTTGCGGGCGACCCGGTGAACTTTGCCTCGAACACGTTGACCATTGCGGTGGCGCCCGGAAATCCCAAGCAGATCAGGTCATTTCGTGATCTGACGAAACCCACCCTTAGCGTGGTTGTGTGCGCGCCACAGGTGCCATGCGGGTCGGCCACAAAGAAGGTGGAGGACGCCGTCGGCGTGACACTCACACCCGTGAGCGAAGAGTCATCGGTGACTGATGTGTTGAACAAGGTGACGTCGGGACAGGCCGACGCCGGATTGGTCTATGTCACCGATGCGATAGCTGCGGGGGACGAGGTCACCGGGGTGCCGTTCCCCGAATCCGCCGACGCGGTGAACACGTATCCGATCGCAGTGCTCAAGTCGTCCGAACACCAAGAACTGGCCCGCAAGTTCATCGACGCGGTCACGGGCGACGCCGGCCAGCACACGCTGAGCGTCGCCGGTTTCGCGAGGGCCTGA
- a CDS encoding TOBE domain-containing protein: MPEIRVREAAELLGVSDDTVRRWIDDGALSAHLDASGRKAIDGAELAAFARANAGSAPKDPLAVASSARNRFAGLVTNVVTDTVMAQVEMQCGPFTVVSLMSTDAVRELALEPGSVAVAVVKATTVIIETRGGQP, encoded by the coding sequence GTGCCGGAAATACGTGTCCGCGAGGCGGCCGAACTGCTGGGCGTCAGTGACGACACCGTGCGCCGCTGGATCGACGACGGCGCCCTGTCCGCACACCTCGATGCGTCGGGCCGCAAAGCGATCGACGGAGCCGAACTGGCGGCGTTCGCCCGCGCCAACGCAGGCAGTGCGCCCAAGGACCCACTGGCGGTCGCCAGTTCGGCGCGTAACCGCTTCGCGGGACTCGTGACGAACGTCGTCACTGACACGGTGATGGCGCAGGTCGAGATGCAATGCGGTCCCTTCACCGTCGTCTCGCTGATGAGCACCGACGCCGTACGCGAGCTTGCGCTCGAACCGGGCAGTGTGGCCGTGGCCGTCGTCAAGGCCACCACAGTGATCATCGAAACGCGTGGCGGCCAACCATGA
- a CDS encoding methyltransferase, whose amino-acid sequence MSSKPAKVPPARLVRIIDSARNALHTVTRAMVPGNIALLETAQGAWVSQALYVAAKLGIADELANGPKTAEQVAAKVGAHPDSVFRLMRMLAGRSVFNHRADGRFELAAMGQALRADVPGSMRSMVLFIGSPEHWAEWGELLYSVQTGRPSPEKLYGKSYFDHLDEAPEQAAIFNDAMSTMAAMANDLVIPAYDFSEFRLIADIGGGHGRLLSAILQSAPAARGILFDLPSVIAGAAQVLDEAGVSDRCVVEGGSFMDSVPDGADAYVLKSIIHDWDDDISEKILRNVRTSIARNGRLLLLEIVLPERATANWGAVLDMEMLVSPGGRERTRAEFADLLARSGFRLTRVIDTATPMMSIVEAVPA is encoded by the coding sequence GTGTCTTCAAAGCCTGCGAAAGTTCCGCCCGCCCGCCTTGTCCGCATCATCGACTCCGCGCGCAACGCTCTGCACACCGTGACGCGCGCGATGGTTCCCGGCAACATCGCCCTCCTCGAGACGGCGCAGGGCGCCTGGGTGAGCCAAGCCCTCTACGTCGCGGCCAAACTCGGAATCGCCGACGAACTCGCCAATGGGCCGAAGACGGCCGAGCAGGTTGCCGCCAAGGTCGGCGCCCACCCCGACTCGGTGTTCCGGCTGATGCGCATGCTGGCGGGTCGGTCGGTGTTCAATCACCGTGCCGACGGCAGGTTCGAGCTGGCCGCGATGGGCCAGGCGCTGCGCGCCGACGTTCCGGGTTCGATGCGATCCATGGTCCTGTTCATCGGGTCCCCCGAGCACTGGGCCGAGTGGGGTGAGCTCCTGTACTCCGTGCAGACGGGTCGACCGTCCCCCGAAAAGCTTTACGGCAAGTCGTATTTCGACCACCTGGACGAGGCGCCCGAGCAGGCCGCGATCTTCAACGACGCCATGTCGACCATGGCGGCGATGGCCAACGATCTGGTGATCCCCGCCTACGACTTCTCCGAGTTCCGGCTCATCGCCGATATCGGAGGCGGCCACGGCCGGCTGCTGAGCGCGATCCTGCAGTCCGCCCCGGCCGCGCGAGGCATCCTGTTCGACCTGCCGTCGGTCATCGCAGGCGCCGCACAGGTGCTCGACGAAGCCGGTGTCAGCGATCGGTGTGTCGTGGAAGGCGGTTCCTTCATGGATTCGGTGCCCGACGGTGCCGACGCCTACGTGCTGAAGTCGATCATCCACGACTGGGACGACGACATCTCCGAGAAGATCCTGCGCAACGTCCGCACCTCGATCGCCCGGAACGGACGACTGCTGCTGCTCGAGATCGTGCTGCCCGAGCGGGCGACCGCGAACTGGGGCGCCGTCCTCGACATGGAGATGCTGGTCTCCCCCGGCGGCCGGGAACGCACTCGCGCAGAGTTCGCCGACCTCTTGGCACGATCCGGGTTCCGGCTCACCCGCGTCATCGACACCGCCACGCCGATGATGTCGATCGTCGAAGCGGTACCCGCCTAG
- a CDS encoding RidA family protein, producing the protein MLRQNVSSGSEFESAAGYSRAVRIGPHIAVAGTTGAGDDVASQTQDALRRIDIALKEVGASMADVVRTRMFVTDISLWDEVGKVHAEVFGDIRPAATMVEVTALIAPELLVEIEVDAYVPEPRTEYS; encoded by the coding sequence ATGCTTCGACAGAACGTGTCCTCGGGCTCGGAGTTCGAGTCGGCAGCCGGGTACTCCCGCGCCGTGCGAATCGGTCCGCACATCGCGGTGGCCGGCACCACCGGGGCCGGCGATGACGTCGCCTCTCAGACACAAGATGCGTTGCGGCGCATAGACATTGCCCTGAAGGAAGTGGGCGCGTCGATGGCCGACGTCGTCCGCACCCGGATGTTCGTCACCGACATCTCGCTCTGGGACGAGGTGGGCAAGGTGCACGCCGAGGTGTTCGGCGACATCCGGCCGGCGGCCACGATGGTGGAGGTCACAGCGCTGATCGCACCGGAGCTGTTGGTCGAGATCGAGGTCGACGCATACGTCCCCGAGCCCCGGACCGAGTACAGCTAG
- a CDS encoding DUF952 domain-containing protein — translation MPPLPAVLVHLCGAEEWRCAQADGELRPESLASSGFVHLSTPEQVHLPANRLYAGRADLVLLRIDPALLTSPIRWEPGVATDPAAMVFPHLYGPLPVEAVISVTPYLPGPDGSFGPLSS, via the coding sequence ATGCCACCGTTGCCCGCTGTGTTGGTCCACCTCTGCGGCGCCGAAGAGTGGCGCTGCGCGCAGGCGGATGGGGAGCTTCGGCCCGAGTCGCTGGCCTCGAGCGGGTTCGTGCATTTATCGACGCCAGAGCAGGTGCATCTGCCGGCGAACCGGCTCTACGCCGGCCGCGCAGATCTGGTGCTGCTCCGCATCGATCCCGCACTGTTGACCTCTCCAATCCGGTGGGAACCAGGTGTTGCCACTGATCCCGCTGCGATGGTGTTCCCACATCTGTACGGGCCATTACCTGTGGAAGCTGTGATTAGCGTCACGCCCTACCTGCCCGGTCCGGACGGCAGCTTCGGGCCGCTTTCGTCCTAG
- a CDS encoding DUF7455 domain-containing protein, producing MTATLTSPELTKADRCDRCGAAARVRATLPSGGQLLFCQHHANEHEAKLVELAAVLQVSPVEA from the coding sequence ATGACCGCAACGCTCACCAGCCCGGAATTGACCAAGGCTGACCGCTGCGATCGCTGCGGGGCCGCAGCTCGCGTGCGGGCAACGCTTCCGTCGGGCGGCCAACTTCTTTTCTGCCAGCACCACGCCAACGAGCACGAGGCCAAATTGGTGGAGCTCGCCGCGGTTCTGCAAGTGAGCCCGGTGGAGGCTTAG
- a CDS encoding YihY/virulence factor BrkB family protein — MSDQPLPLPLPPSGHHIRHIVRRTLLKSWDDSIFSESAQAAFWCALSLPPLLLGMLGSLAYIAPLFGPETLPAIQEQLISTAERFFSANVVDEIIEPTVRDIVKGARGEVVSIGFVISLWAGSSAISSFVDSVVDAHDQTPLRHPVRQRFFALGLYVVMLVIAIAAAPFVALGPRKIAEHLPESWDNALAFGYYPLLFLTLLVGVNILYRVSLPEPLPSHRLVLGSLLATIVFLLATLGLRFYLTWITSTGYTYGALATPIAFLLFAFFLGFAIMLGAELNAAIQEEWPAAPTHAKRFRLWLKRKAESRNGRKRQAERADETASATS; from the coding sequence ATGAGTGACCAGCCTCTGCCATTACCGCTGCCCCCCTCGGGCCATCACATCAGGCATATCGTTCGGCGCACGCTCCTAAAGAGCTGGGACGATTCGATTTTCTCCGAGTCTGCTCAGGCGGCGTTCTGGTGTGCCCTGTCGCTGCCCCCGCTGCTGCTGGGGATGCTCGGCAGTCTGGCCTACATCGCGCCGCTGTTCGGCCCTGAGACCCTGCCGGCCATTCAGGAGCAGCTGATCAGCACGGCTGAGCGGTTCTTCTCGGCGAACGTCGTGGACGAGATCATCGAGCCGACGGTGCGCGACATCGTCAAGGGCGCCAGGGGCGAGGTGGTGTCGATCGGGTTTGTGATCTCGCTGTGGGCGGGCTCGTCGGCCATCTCCTCATTCGTCGACTCCGTCGTCGACGCCCACGACCAGACGCCCCTGCGTCATCCCGTGCGTCAACGTTTCTTCGCGCTCGGCCTGTACGTGGTGATGCTCGTGATCGCGATCGCGGCTGCGCCGTTCGTCGCCCTCGGGCCCCGCAAAATCGCCGAGCACCTGCCGGAAAGCTGGGACAACGCGCTGGCGTTCGGCTACTACCCGCTGCTGTTCCTCACGCTGCTGGTCGGGGTGAACATCCTCTATCGGGTGTCGCTACCCGAGCCGCTGCCGTCGCATCGCCTTGTTCTCGGCTCATTGTTGGCGACGATCGTGTTCCTGCTGGCGACGTTGGGCCTGAGGTTCTATCTGACGTGGATCACGAGCACGGGGTACACCTACGGCGCACTGGCGACGCCGATCGCATTCCTGCTGTTCGCGTTTTTCCTCGGTTTCGCGATCATGTTGGGCGCCGAACTGAACGCCGCGATTCAGGAGGAGTGGCCTGCGGCCCCCACACATGCCAAGCGTTTCCGGTTGTGGCTCAAGCGCAAGGCCGAGTCACGCAACGGCCGCAAGCGGCAGGCGGAGCGGGCGGACGAAACGGCCTCCGCTACTTCTTGA
- a CDS encoding DUF3039 domain-containing protein — protein sequence MQTQTIERTDTDERVDDGTGSDTPKYFHYVKKDKIAESAVMGTHVVALCGEVFPVTKAAKPGSPVCPDCKRIYDKLKK from the coding sequence ATGCAAACCCAGACGATCGAGCGCACCGACACCGACGAACGCGTCGACGACGGGACCGGCAGCGACACCCCCAAGTACTTCCACTACGTCAAGAAGGACAAGATCGCCGAGAGCGCGGTGATGGGTACGCACGTCGTCGCGTTGTGCGGCGAGGTGTTTCCGGTCACCAAGGCCGCCAAGCCCGGGTCGCCGGTCTGCCCGGACTGCAAGCGGATCTACGACAAGCTCAAGAAGTAG
- a CDS encoding DUF3099 domain-containing protein, which translates to MKHGQELSFDDDGRPVLITRAAPSYEVQHRQRVRKYLTLMFWRVPALILAAVAYGIWENGLISLAILVVSIPLPWMAVLIANDRPPRRAEEPRRYQDARRIPLFPTAERPALEERAESWRQANETDTPGDAAG; encoded by the coding sequence ATGAAACACGGCCAAGAGCTGAGTTTCGATGACGACGGTCGGCCGGTTCTGATCACCCGCGCCGCACCCTCCTACGAAGTCCAGCACCGTCAGCGGGTTCGCAAGTACCTGACGCTGATGTTCTGGCGTGTGCCCGCGCTCATTCTGGCCGCGGTGGCGTACGGCATCTGGGAGAACGGACTCATCTCCCTCGCGATCCTGGTGGTATCGATACCGCTGCCGTGGATGGCCGTGCTCATCGCAAACGACCGGCCGCCCCGGCGCGCCGAGGAACCGCGTCGCTATCAGGACGCCCGGCGGATCCCGCTGTTTCCCACGGCCGAACGTCCGGCGCTCGAAGAGCGGGCGGAGTCGTGGCGGCAAGCTAACGAGACGGATACGCCCGGCGATGCCGCAGGCTGA
- the sigB gene encoding sigma-70 family RNA polymerase sigma factor SigB, with protein MANATISRVDSDLDAQSPAADLVRVYLNGIGKTALLNAADEVELAKRIEAGLYAQHLLDTRKRLGENRKRDLEAVVRDGEAARRHLLEANLRLVVSLAKRYTGRGMPLLDLIQEGNLGLIRAMEKFDYSKGFKFSTYATWWIRQAITRGMADQSRTIRLPVHLVEQVNKLARIKREMHQNLGREATDEELAAESGIPVEKITDLLEHSRDPVSLDMPVGSDEEAPLGDFIEDAEAMSAENAVISELLHTDIRHVLATLDEREQQVIRLRFGLDDGQPRTLDQIGKLFGLSRERVRQIEREVMAKLRNGERADRLRSYAS; from the coding sequence ATGGCAAATGCCACCATTAGCCGCGTCGACAGTGACTTGGACGCTCAGAGTCCAGCCGCGGACCTCGTACGCGTGTATCTGAACGGCATTGGCAAAACGGCTTTGCTCAACGCCGCCGACGAGGTTGAGCTCGCAAAGCGCATCGAGGCTGGCCTTTACGCGCAGCATCTGCTCGATACCCGGAAGCGGTTGGGCGAGAACCGCAAGCGTGATCTCGAGGCAGTGGTGCGCGACGGCGAGGCCGCCCGGCGTCATCTGCTCGAAGCCAACCTTCGCCTGGTGGTGTCGTTGGCGAAGCGCTACACCGGCCGCGGCATGCCGCTGCTCGACCTCATCCAGGAGGGCAACCTCGGCCTCATCCGCGCGATGGAGAAGTTCGACTACAGCAAGGGATTCAAGTTCTCGACGTACGCCACGTGGTGGATTCGCCAGGCGATCACGCGTGGCATGGCCGATCAGAGCCGCACTATCCGGCTGCCGGTCCACCTCGTCGAGCAGGTCAACAAGCTGGCGCGGATCAAGCGCGAAATGCACCAGAACCTGGGTCGCGAGGCCACCGATGAGGAACTGGCCGCCGAATCGGGCATCCCGGTCGAGAAGATCACCGATCTGCTCGAGCACAGCCGCGACCCGGTAAGCCTCGACATGCCGGTCGGCAGCGACGAGGAAGCCCCGCTGGGCGACTTCATCGAGGACGCCGAGGCGATGTCGGCGGAGAACGCTGTGATCTCCGAGTTGCTCCACACCGATATCCGCCACGTGCTGGCCACGCTCGACGAGCGCGAGCAGCAGGTCATCCGGTTGCGGTTCGGCCTGGACGACGGCCAGCCCCGCACTCTGGACCAGATCGGCAAGCTGTTCGGCCTCTCCCGCGAACGCGTGCGCCAGATCGAGCGCGAGGTGATGGCCAAGCTTCGCAACGGCGAGCGTGCCGATCGGTTACGGTCGTACGCCAGCTAA